The Triticum dicoccoides isolate Atlit2015 ecotype Zavitan unplaced genomic scaffold, WEW_v2.0 scaffold63575, whole genome shotgun sequence genome contains the following window.
TTACTGTGCTAGATACTTACCCTGGGGTTCGGAGCCATTGGCATGGAAATTGCCAAGAGACTAAGACCATTTGGAGTGAAAATTCTTGCTACAAAAAGAAACTGGTCATCAAATACAGTGTCTTGTGGTAAGCTGCAGTAGTTGCAGTATCATTCCCTTATTAGATGTTGTGTTATCTTCCTCTCTCAAAATATTGCTATTGCAGATCTTGATGGGCTGGTTGACAAGAAAGGTGGTCCAGAAGATATGTACGAACTCGCTCGAGAAGCTGACATAGTTATAACTTGCATGACGTTAAACAATGAATCAGTTAATTCTTCTCTATGTTCATTTATTTAATAAAAATTCTGCCAGTAATATCTCTATTTGACTTCAGTTATGCGGTTACTAAGCTATAAATATTTATAGGTTGGGATTGTGGATCACAAGTTCCTGTCAGCTTTGAAAAAGGTACATGTATTTTTCTCCAATATACTTGTCTGCATCGTAGGAGATTTACATCTTATTTCTTAAGTCTTCTTATGAGATTTATTTATTTTACGGAATAAATAAGCCATCATTCTTGGTTCATCCTGTAAGAAGAAAATTTGTATACGAGGAAACAATAATCTTAGAATAGTGTTGGAGGATCAGATTGTGCTGGTGTATTCATTGGAATAACCATCAGAAAATGCCAAAATGATCCCAGGAGCATATGTTCTTGTTTCAAAGAACAAGCGTGCTGCTCCAAGTTTTCAAAAGGAAAAGATATCAAGAATATTCA
Protein-coding sequences here:
- the LOC119347299 gene encoding uncharacterized protein LOC119347299, whose translation is TQLDIVAAVQGEEEECGGELFESGPSLLVFLLIIQGGSMDLSCYGERLLSSARSLDLPPPPIPGPNLFLLEKEMDTAVVQKDLGLPVGGTIFGKTILTLGFGAIGMEIAKRLRPFGVKILATKRNWSSNTVSCDLDGLVDKKGGPEDMYELAREADIVITCMTLNNESVGIVDHKFLSALKKVHVFFSNILVCIVGDLHLIS